The sequence GTCGCCCTCAAGGAATCGGACAAGACCCGTCAACGGCGAAAGTTGGGGATGGTCTTCCAGGGGTTCAACCTTTTTTGGCATAAGACTGTGATGGAGAACATGATTGAGGCTCCGATGCTCGTTCTGGGTGAACCCGAGGAAAAAGCCCGCCAAACTGCAACATCGCTATTGGCACGCGTGGGACTCTCGGGCAAGGAGAACGTGTTCCCTGGGAAACTTTCCGGAGGTCAGCAACAACGTGCTGCTATCGCACGAGCCTTAGCGATGAGTCCCGAGGTAATGCTTTTTGATGAGCCAACGAGTGCAATCGATCCTGAGACGACCGGTGAGGTACTCGAAGTGATGACCGAGCTAGCTAAATCAGGTATGACCATGATTGTCGTTACTCATGAGATGGGGTTTGCAAAGAGAGTTGGCGATCGTGCAGTCATGATGGAAGACGGTTTGGTGAAATATGAGGCGCCAACATCGGAGTTTTTTGATCGATCCCGAAACGCGCGGCTCGACGCCTTTCTTGCGAGCATGGAGTAAATTTTGACCAAAACAGGCGCAATCGCAACCCCACATTACCTAGCTTCCGCCGCCGGGCAGAAAGTCCTGGACGCCGGCGGGTCGGCTGTCGATGCGACAATCGCAGCAGCAGCGGTTTTAGCAGTTGTGTACCCGCACATGACAGGCCTCGGGGGTGACTCATGGTCAATGCTGCGCACTGCCAGCGGGGAAACTCTGGCTGTGAATGGAACAGGCATGCACCCACGCGGTATCGACATTGCCGAAATTCTTTCGCACAACGGCGAGGCAATGCCGCTATTCGGAGCTCCTTCCTCGCCTGTACCCGGCGCAGTAAAAGCGTGGTCCGCAATGCACGATCTGGCAGGAAAATTGGAATGGTCAGTTCTAATGGAGGACGCGATTTCACTCGCCGAAAATGGAGTTCAAGTTTCTCCGGCCCTCGCTCGAGACCTGAATCAGCTGTGGCCAGAAATCAGTCGGGACCGGGGGATTAGCGACACATTCTCGTCAACTCATTCCGGGCCCAAGCAGGCTGGTGATGCACTTATTCAGGGAGCTCTGGCGTCGTCGCTGATCTCCATAGCCACGGAAGGTCCCAACGCTTTTTATTCAGGCAGCCTTGCAACCAGTCTCATCAAAGGGATGAGGGCTCTTGGGTCCGCAGTCACCGATGAAGATTTTGCCCTTCAAGAATCTGAGACGCTTTCAGCCCTCAGCGTCGATTATCGCGGACACCGAATCTCAACCGCTCCACCGAACTCTCAAGGATTTACTCTCGTCCAGATGCTCAATGTTTTGGAAAGGAGTGGCTTGGATATAGATGACCCAGTCTCCTTTGGCGAAGTGGCAACATTATTTTCACTTGGAAATTCCGAGCGGGATAACCACCTAGCGGATCCCCGCTTTACTCAGATTGCACTGGACTACTTACTTTCGGATGATTATGCAGCGGACTTACTTCGGCGCTCCCGCGACGGCCACTTGGAGAAAATACAGCCTCAACCTCTGGCATCTGGTGACACTATTGGCATTGCC is a genomic window of Candidatus Aquiluna sp. UB-MaderosW2red containing:
- a CDS encoding gamma-glutamyltransferase family protein; this translates as MTKTGAIATPHYLASAAGQKVLDAGGSAVDATIAAAAVLAVVYPHMTGLGGDSWSMLRTASGETLAVNGTGMHPRGIDIAEILSHNGEAMPLFGAPSSPVPGAVKAWSAMHDLAGKLEWSVLMEDAISLAENGVQVSPALARDLNQLWPEISRDRGISDTFSSTHSGPKQAGDALIQGALASSLISIATEGPNAFYSGSLATSLIKGMRALGSAVTDEDFALQESETLSALSVDYRGHRISTAPPNSQGFTLVQMLNVLERSGLDIDDPVSFGEVATLFSLGNSERDNHLADPRFTQIALDYLLSDDYAADLLRRSRDGHLEKIQPQPLASGDTIGIAAIDSTGLAVSSLHSIFYAFGARVMDPGTGIILQNRSSSFSLKSEHPAFLRPGSRPPSTLLPVLVDHPDGRLSAVATMGGRSQAQVQAQLINRLTKNQSPGDVVAQHRFVVGAFGPRLEDSVVTEKKLGDEECLDARRRGFLVIESEGFDDRCGHAQIVQFGPDGFALGTDPRADGQRVD
- a CDS encoding amino acid ABC transporter ATP-binding protein; translated protein: MPSKPIIQAQNIQKWYGDLHVLKGVNLEVSEGEVLCIIGPSGSGKSTFLRCINQLEEYQEGSLFVGGELIGFRDVSGKRVALKESDKTRQRRKLGMVFQGFNLFWHKTVMENMIEAPMLVLGEPEEKARQTATSLLARVGLSGKENVFPGKLSGGQQQRAAIARALAMSPEVMLFDEPTSAIDPETTGEVLEVMTELAKSGMTMIVVTHEMGFAKRVGDRAVMMEDGLVKYEAPTSEFFDRSRNARLDAFLASME